A genomic window from Silene latifolia isolate original U9 population chromosome 11, ASM4854445v1, whole genome shotgun sequence includes:
- the LOC141612251 gene encoding F-box protein SKIP23-like, whose translation MAAVDWSTLPLDLLGHIAMKLETIEDFIYFSAVCPSWNHVSSLIKHQWRPIPVPWLLLSENTSNNPHCVRKIFNPSNNKCYKLNFPKTFEAKCWGSNYGWVAMVDRKLDVRLFNPITKAEIHFPSVTTIPDQNPYNEEIDENEEKYISWYLRLFMRRLVVLKVAQNEFVIIAITIDHLAFAKQGDKSWTLVFIKKDYGITLFDVVAMNGYVFALYNDASLVYWNIEDFQGHELIRPMEYSLLEFKMFEEFISGLGTLYLVESGCDLLMVLRFKKEVLDSDGNDYHPDVYETFRFSVYRLDTKDRRWEEITDHATLFVGSNSTMSVSAKCLQPNCIYFTDDEFELSSLATKFGGHDMGVYDIKCKKKWRFYEGDDIHSAYCRPTWFIPQL comes from the coding sequence ATGGCTGCTGTTGATTGGTCGACATTGCCTCTCGATCTTCTTGGTCACATTGCAATGAAGTTGGAAACGATAGaagattttatttatttttcagcgGTATGTCCCTCTTGGAATCATGTTTCATCCTTAATAAAGCACCAATGGAGACCTATACCAGTGCCATGGCTTTTACTATCTGAAAACACTAGCAATAATCCGCATTGTGTACGGAAGATTTTTAATCCTAGTAATAATAAGTGTTACAAATTGAATTTCCCTAAGACTTTTGAAGCAAAGTGTTGGGGTTCAAACTATGGTTGGGTTGCAATGGTTGACCGTAAGCTTGATGTACGCTTGTTCAATCCGATCACTAAGGCTGAAATTCATTTCCCATCTGTGACAACCATCCCAGATCAAAACCCATATAACGAAGAGATCGATGAGAATGAAGAAAAATATATTAGTTGGTATTTGAGGTTGTTTATGAGGAGGCTCGTCGTGCTCAAAGTGGCTCAAAATGAGTTTGTTATTATAGCAATTACTATTGATCACCTAGCTTTTGCTAAACAGGGGGATAAATCGTGGACATTAGTATTCATCAAGAAAGATTATGGTATTACGTTGTTTGATGTCGTGGCTATGAATGGTTATGTATTTGCTTTGTACAATGATGCATCGCTTGTATATTGGAATATCGAGGACTTTCAGGGTCATGAGCTTATAAGGCCAATGGAATATTCGTTACTAGAATTTAAAATGTTTGAGGAGTTCATAAGTGGGTTAGGAACACTATATTTGGTGGAATCAGGTTGTGATCTTCTCATGGTGTTACGATTCAAGAAAGAAGTGTTGGATTCAGATGGGAATGATTACCATCCTGACGTTTATGAAACATTTCGTTTTTCGGTCTATAGACTCGATACTAAAGACAGAAGATGGGAGGAAATTACAGATCATGCGACATTGTTTGTAGGTAGTAATTCTACAATGTCCGTTTCGGCCAAATGTTTGCAACCTAACTGTATATATTTCACCGATGATGAATTTGAGCTCAGTAGTTTGGCGACCAAGTTTGGTGGACATGATATGGGTGTTTATGACATCAAATGTAAGAAAAAATGGCGATTTTACGAAGGTGATGACATCCACTCCGCATATTGTAGACCAACATGGTTTATTCCTCAACTTTAA
- the LOC141614595 gene encoding uncharacterized protein LOC141614595, producing MVFLLMGLCIGAHEVYDHSFDWQEFMAADWSTLPLDLLGDIAMKLETLEDFIYFSAIFNPNNNKCYKLNLPETFGTRCWGSDYGWVAMVDRDLNVRLFNPITKAEIRFPSVETIPDRPPYVEKRDGSEEHFFAKHGNQSWTSVFVRQELCVKMRDVVAMDGYVFALYNDATLVYWNIEDFQGHELVKPMDYSLSKFEMFEEFTSEKEMFEQFITIIGIGAQYLVQSGSDLLMVLRFKEEVLNSGGKSYDVD from the exons ATTGGCAAGAGTTCATGGCTGCTGATTGGTCGACATTGCCTCTCGATCTTCTTGGTGACATTGCAATGAAGTTGGAAACTTTAGaagattttatttatttttcagcg ATCTttaatcctaataataataagtgtTACAAACTGAACCTCCCTGAGACTTTTGGAACAAGGTGTTGGGGTTCAGACTATGGTTGGGTTGCAATGGTCGACCGTGACCTCAATGTACGTTTGTTCAATCCAATCACTAAGGCTGAAATTCGCTTCCCATCTGTTGAAACCATCCCAGATCGACCCCCATATGTTGAAAAGAGAGATGGGAGTGAAGAACATT TTTTTGCTAAGCACGGGAATCAATCATGGACATCAGTATTTGTCAGGCAAGAGCTTTGTGTTAAGATGCGTGATGTGGTGGCGATGGATGGTTATGTATTTGCTTTGTACAATGATGCAACGCTTGTATATTGGAATATCGAGGACTTCCAAGGTCATGAGCTTGTAAAGCCTATGGATTATTCTTTAAGTAAATTTGAAATGTTCGAGGAGTTCACAAGTGAAAAAGAAATGTTCGAGCAGTTCATAACTATAATTGGGATAGGAGCACAATATTTGGTACAATCAGGTTCTGATCTTCTCATGGTATTACGTTTCAAGGAAGAAGTACTAAATTCAGGAGGAAAAAGTTACGATGTTGACTGA